In the Colletotrichum lupini chromosome 1, complete sequence genome, one interval contains:
- a CDS encoding beta-galactosidase codes for MMTTSRRSSLPTRAFGLTLLSLLLLILSPANALTVQPRQNSSTPTTGGRERVSINKGWRFWRSEFNPDGLIYDQRPDLVNLTDTFALKPWILPSANDFINDPAKHYERPGSEPSRNVSYASASFDDASWESVDLPHDWAIAGPFYTEENPIIGGGMGRLPVHGVGWYRRSLTVIPEDEGKSIFLDVDGAMSYAMVWLNGYLIGGWPYPYNSFRLDLTAHLKTGQDNVLAIRLDNPPDSARWYPGGGIYRNVWLTKISPVHVAQWGTYIVTKDVSSESATVDLVVDVENKGDSDQDVEVSTEIHLLDASTDKPGAKVAEFSSSSTSVTAGSKAQVNGSTTVTSPLLWGPPPTQKPNRYVAVTTVTVAGAVVDTYETRFGIRTVTYDANRGLLVNGEHVLIQGVNNHHDLGAIGAAFNTRAAERQLEVLEELGCNAIRMSHNPPAPELLELTDSRGFLVMDEVFDSWYRNKTANDFHLIFEDWHEADLRAMMRRDRNHASVIMWSFGNEVSEQQIGDPGTVPALELHGIVGEEDPTRPSTASMNFAKPNMSFPTAMDVLSLNYQGEGIRDTPNYSFLPGVRTHPLYADFHEAFPDKMILSSETASALSTRGTYMFPVTGDTGAPVNDTSGGNSTSQQVSAYELYSANFGSSPDKVFKAQDTHPFVAGEFVWTGWDYLGEPTPYYTARSSYSGIIDLAGFKKDRFFLYQARWRPDVKFAHVLPHWNWPEDRVGEVTPVHVFTSADEAELFVNGVSQGRQTRAELTYRFRWDDVVYEPGEIRVATYKAGAEWAETTVRTVGASAKLRGSADRTTIKADGVDLSFVTVEVLDSNGDVVRFADDEITFSVSGPGEIIATDNGDPADLVAFPSLVRKAYSGLVLAIVRSGEGVAGDITVTASGAGLEGVEVVVKTQ; via the coding sequence ATGATGACGACTTCACGACGGTCCTCGTTGCCGACGCGAGCCTTCGGGCTGACTCTCTTGAGCCTGCTGCTGCTCATCCTCAGCCCCGCGAATGCCCTCACCGTCCAGCCGCGACAGAACTCGTCCACCCCGACCACTGGCGGACGCGAGCGCGTGAGCATCAACAAGGGATGGCGCTTCTGGCGCTCAGAGTTCAACCCAGACGGCCTCATCTACGATCAGCGCCCGGACCTCGTGAACTTGACCGACACCTTTGCGCTCAAGCCGTGGATCCTGCCGTCTGCCAACGACTTCATCAACGACCCGGCTAAGCACTACGAGCGCCCCGGTAGCGAGCCCTCGCGCAATGTCTCGTATGCATCAGCGAGCTTTGACGATGCTTCGTGGGAGAGTGTCGATCTGCCTCACGATTGGGCTATCGCAGGCCCGTTCTATACCGAGGAGAATCCCATCATTGGTGGTGGAATGGGCCGCTTGCCTGTGCATGGCGTGGGTTGGTACCGTCGATCATTGACGGTCATCCCCGAGGATGAGGGCAAGTCCATCTTCCTCGATGTGGATGGAGCCATGTCCTACGCGATGGTGTGGCTCAATGGCTACCTGATCGGTGGCTGGCCTTACCCGTACAACTCGTTCCGCCTCGATCTCACGGCGCACCTCAAGACTGGACAAGACAACGTTCTCGCCATCCGACTGGACAACCCTCCAGACTCGGCACGCTGGTACCCTGGAGGTGGCATCTACCGCAACGTGTGGCTGACCAAGATCAGCCCTGTCCACGTCGCGCAATGGGGAACCTACATCGTCACAAAGGACGTCTCCTCCGAGTCTGCTACCGTGGACTTGGTAGTTGATGTCGAGAACAAGGGCGATTCCGACCAGGATGTCGAAGTCTCCACCGAAATCCACCTCCTCGACGCTTCGACAGACAAGCCGGGAGCCAAGGTAGCCGAGTTCTCCAGCTCATCAACCTCTGTCACGGCTGGCAGCAAAGCACAAGTCAATGGCTCAACGACCGTCACATCCCCCCTCCTCTGGGGCCCACCACCGACCCAGAAACCGAACCGCTACGTCGCCGTCACGACAGTCACCGTCGCCGGCGCCGTCGTCGATACCTACGAAACTCGCTTCGGCATCCGCACCGTAACCTACGACGCGAACCGCGGCCTCCTCGTCAACGGCGAACACGTCCTCATCCAAGGCGTAAACAACCACCACGACCTCGGCGCCATCGGCGCAGCCTTCAACACCCGTGCAGCTGAGCGTCAGCTCGAGGTCCTCGAGGAACTCGGCTGCAACGCGATCCGCATGTCCCACAACCCGCCCGCCCCGGAACTCCTCGAACTGACAGATAGCCGCGGGTTCCTGGTTATGGATGAGGTGTTTGACTCGTGGTACCGCAACAAGACGGCAAACGACTTCCACCTCATCTTCGAGGACTGGCACGAGGCCGACCTACGTGCCATGATGCGCCGTGATCGGAACCACGCCTCCGTCATCATGTGGAGTTTCGGCAACGAGGTCTCAGAGCAGCAGATTGGCGACCCAGGCACCGTCCCCGCGCTCGAGCTGCACGGCATCGTGGGCGAGGAAGATCCCACCCGGCCCTCGACAGCGTCGATGAACTTTGCCAAGCCAAACATGTCCTTCCCTACCGCCATGGACGTCCTCAGCTTAAACTACCAGGGCGAAGGCATCCGCGACACACCAAACTACTCCTTCCTCCCGGGCGTGAGGACACACCCCTTATACGCCGACTTCCACGAGGCCTTCCCGGACAAGATGATCCTCAGCAGCGAGACGGCCTCGGCGCTGAGCACGCGCGGGACCTACATGTTCCCCGTCACGGGCGACACGGGCGCCCCCGTCAACGACACCTCCGGAGGAAACTCCACCTCGCAGCAGGTCAGCGCGTACGAGCTCTACTCGGCCAACTTTGGCTCCTCGCCCGACAAGGTCTTCAAGGCGCAGGATACGCACCCCTTTGTGGCGGGCGAATTCGTCTGGACGGGCTGGGATTACCTCGGCGAGCCGACGCCGTACTACACGGCGCGCAGCTCCTACTCGGGCATCATCGATCTCGCGGGCTTCAAGAAGGACCGCTTCTTCCTGTATCAGGCGCGCTGGAGGCCTGATGTCAAGTTTGCGCATGTGCTGCCGCACTGGAACTGGCCTGAGGACCGCGTCGGCGAGGTCACCCCCGTGCATGTTTTCACGTCGGCGGACGAGGCCGAGTTGTTTGTAAACGGGGTCTCGCAGGGTAGGCAGACGCGCGCGGAGCTGACGTACCGGTTCCGATGGGACGATGTCGTGTATGAGCCCGGTGAGATCCGGGTCGCGACGTATAAAGCCGGCGCGGAGTGGGCCGAGACGACGGTGCGAACGGTCGGGGCGTCGGCGAAGCTTCGCGGGTCTGCGGACCGTACGACGATCAAGGCCGACGGCGTGGACTTGTCGTTTGTTACTGTCGAGGTGTTGGATTCGAATGGCGATGTGGTGAGGTTCGCGGACGATGAGATTACCTTTTCCGTGAGCGGACCTGGTGAGATTATTGCGACTGACAACGGTGACCCGGCGGACTTGGTTGCGTTCCCGTCGTTGGTCCGCAAGGCGTACAGCGGTCTTGTGTTGGCTATTGTGAGGTCTGGGGAGGGTGTTGCTGGAGATATCACCGTCACGGCTTCCGGTGCGGGTCTTGAGGGGGTTGAGGTTGTTGTGAAGACACAGTGA